The Commensalibacter nepenthis genome has a window encoding:
- a CDS encoding IS6 family transposase, protein MSIGIYSKLILRSRDDFKGRHFNGLMIIQAVNWYLRYCLSYRDIEELFLERGVSVDHSTLNRWVLRYAPLLEKRLRSYRKPHCGEVRIDETYIKVKGQWKYLYRAIDKNGTAIDFLLTAKRNIKAAQRFFIKAFKEEGLFAPTHIGTDKALPFPKTIQTMKNEYILPNHCVHETKKSLQQGIENDHFRVKRIIPKNGCFQSFHTARKTLKGYEAILWIKKGLGFKGKWTINEQIKLIQSIFGLNNNIPV, encoded by the coding sequence ATGTCTATTGGTATCTATAGCAAGCTTATATTAAGATCTAGGGATGATTTTAAAGGTCGTCATTTTAATGGATTGATGATTATCCAAGCGGTAAACTGGTATTTACGCTATTGTCTTAGCTATCGAGATATTGAGGAATTGTTTTTAGAGCGTGGAGTAAGCGTTGATCATAGCACGTTAAATCGTTGGGTATTACGCTATGCACCACTATTAGAAAAACGTTTGAGAAGCTATAGAAAACCCCATTGTGGTGAGGTGAGGATTGATGAAACCTATATCAAGGTAAAAGGTCAGTGGAAGTATCTATATAGAGCCATTGATAAGAATGGAACTGCTATTGATTTCTTATTAACAGCTAAAAGAAATATCAAAGCAGCACAACGCTTTTTTATAAAAGCATTTAAAGAAGAGGGTCTATTCGCTCCAACCCATATTGGAACAGATAAAGCATTACCGTTTCCAAAAACCATACAAACCATGAAGAATGAGTATATCCTTCCCAATCACTGCGTTCATGAAACAAAGAAATCTTTACAACAGGGAATAGAAAATGATCATTTTAGAGTAAAGAGAATTATCCCAAAGAATGGTTGCTTTCAATCTTTTCATACCGCAAGAAAAACACTTAAAGGATATGAGGCCATTCTCTGGATTAAAAAAGGACTGGGTTTTAAAGGAAAATGGACAATCAACGAACAAATAAAGCTCATTCAAAGCATATTCGGTCTAAATAATAATATACCCGTCTAA
- a CDS encoding N-formylglutamate amidohydrolase, which produces MSLFDFIKPSFSLPFLIQYPQNEYSYPILISSPHSGIEYDSHLLSSCRVPLNELRKSEDSYIHLLLKDVTQYRVTFLQASLPRIFCDLNREAWELDPDLFKDPLPEWCHTNSPQVKRGLGTVHKISSSGKQIYKYYLSFPKIKERIETYWFSYHQQIQNFIQKSSKENGGCIILDMHSMPSMLKRNPYYADIVLGDGFSETCSPALINNSQKFFTEKGFKVSKNIPYAGGYITRHYGNPRQNIHVMQIEINKSIYMNENSFELQDGFYLLKQQLNEYIEWLCSQIETIL; this is translated from the coding sequence ATGTCTTTATTTGACTTTATAAAACCCTCTTTTTCTTTGCCTTTTCTTATCCAATACCCACAAAATGAATATTCATATCCTATTTTAATCAGCTCACCCCATTCTGGAATAGAATATGATTCTCATCTACTTTCCTCATGCAGAGTTCCTCTAAATGAGTTACGAAAAAGCGAAGATAGTTATATTCATCTTTTATTGAAAGATGTTACACAATATAGAGTGACTTTTTTACAAGCAAGCCTTCCCAGAATATTCTGTGATTTAAATAGAGAAGCATGGGAGCTGGATCCCGATTTATTCAAAGACCCATTACCAGAATGGTGTCATACCAACAGCCCCCAAGTCAAAAGAGGTTTGGGAACCGTGCATAAAATCAGCAGCAGCGGAAAACAAATTTATAAATATTATTTATCCTTTCCAAAGATTAAAGAACGCATAGAAACCTATTGGTTTTCTTATCATCAGCAAATACAAAATTTTATTCAAAAAAGTTCCAAAGAAAACGGAGGATGTATTATTTTAGACATGCATTCCATGCCTTCTATGCTAAAACGCAATCCTTATTATGCAGATATTGTCTTAGGAGACGGCTTTTCAGAGACATGCTCCCCTGCCCTTATTAATAATAGCCAAAAATTTTTTACTGAGAAAGGCTTTAAAGTCAGCAAAAATATTCCGTATGCTGGTGGATATATTACTCGACATTACGGCAATCCAAGACAAAATATCCATGTGATGCAAATTGAAATTAATAAAAGTATATATATGAACGAGAATAGTTTTGAACTACAGGATGGTTTTTATTTACTTAAACAACAACTTAACGAATATATAGAATGGCTTTGCTCGCAAATAGAAACGATTTTATAA
- a CDS encoding tetratricopeptide repeat protein, whose protein sequence is MNKPKYIVPALICLLFYNNIAKAVTNNPFLNNDTVYLPQFKQRGGNPYITNNVSIDIIKSKANQGDVVAQLALGLLYGLGERIPLDHKKAAYWFQKAANQGDEKAQLLLGLAYYDGAGIDKDDSKAFFWYQKAANQGQPIAQLKLGSMYYEGEGTSQNYIKAKEYFQKAANQGHVVALVNLGVMYDTGRGTPKDFIKAKKYFEKAISKGSSEAKMKLGIMYFLGEITPKDNAKALELFEQFCKESPKECNRTIQSMMLQLRNSR, encoded by the coding sequence ATGAATAAACCTAAATATATTGTACCCGCTTTGATTTGTTTGTTATTTTATAATAATATTGCTAAAGCAGTAACGAATAATCCGTTTTTAAACAATGATACTGTTTATTTACCACAATTCAAACAAAGAGGTGGTAATCCATATATTACAAATAATGTTAGTATAGATATTATTAAATCTAAAGCTAACCAAGGGGACGTTGTTGCCCAACTTGCATTGGGATTATTATATGGGTTGGGAGAAAGAATTCCTCTTGATCATAAAAAAGCAGCTTATTGGTTTCAAAAAGCAGCAAATCAAGGGGATGAGAAAGCTCAACTTTTATTGGGATTAGCGTATTATGATGGTGCGGGTATAGATAAAGACGATTCAAAAGCATTCTTTTGGTATCAAAAGGCTGCTAATCAAGGGCAGCCTATAGCACAACTTAAACTAGGATCAATGTATTATGAAGGTGAAGGCACATCTCAGAATTACATTAAAGCAAAAGAGTATTTTCAGAAAGCAGCAAATCAAGGTCATGTTGTGGCTTTGGTCAATCTAGGAGTGATGTATGATACAGGACGAGGTACTCCGAAAGATTTTATAAAAGCTAAAAAGTATTTTGAAAAAGCAATTTCAAAAGGTAGTTCTGAAGCTAAGATGAAATTAGGAATTATGTATTTTCTTGGTGAGATTACCCCAAAGGATAATGCTAAAGCACTAGAATTATTTGAGCAATTTTGTAAAGAATCACCCAAAGAGTGTAACAGAACCATTCAATCTATGATGCTACAATTGCGAAATTCTCGATAA
- a CDS encoding integrase core domain-containing protein: MVHVEIKRLPLLKNETKQQTREYLFVGIDDFSRELYAGIYNDKSQFSAAQFLQDDVLVQCPYTIECVYSDNGREYQGTLEHLFVKSCYTNRINQKFTKPACPQTNGKAERVIRTLMEMWHERELFVNAQDRKLKLKRFINYYNIVKPHKGIQGKTPYEVLDDYFKQNL, from the coding sequence ATGGTGCATGTTGAGATTAAACGGCTTCCTTTGTTGAAAAATGAGACTAAACAGCAAACTCGGGAGTATCTTTTTGTAGGTATTGATGATTTTTCTCGAGAACTCTATGCAGGGATTTACAACGATAAATCTCAGTTTAGTGCAGCTCAGTTCCTACAAGACGATGTGCTGGTTCAATGCCCTTATACGATCGAATGTGTTTACTCTGACAATGGCAGAGAATACCAAGGAACGCTTGAACATCTGTTTGTTAAATCTTGTTATACCAATCGGATTAACCAGAAATTTACCAAGCCAGCTTGCCCTCAAACCAATGGCAAAGCAGAGCGCGTCATTCGCACACTCATGGAAATGTGGCATGAGCGTGAATTGTTCGTCAATGCTCAAGATCGAAAGTTAAAGTTGAAACGATTTATAAATTATTATAACATTGTTAAACCCCATAAAGGCATTCAAGGAAAAACACCCTATGAGGTTTTAGATGATTATTTTAAACAAAATCTGTAA
- the serA gene encoding phosphoglycerate dehydrogenase: protein MASNLSLPKDKIRILLLEGVHESAVELLKQNGYSNITHLKTALDEDALKEAIKGVHLIGIRSRTHLTEAVLDEADKLIAIGCFCIGTNQVDLDAARNRGIPVFNAPFSNTRSVAELVMGEIVMLLRRIFTRSEECHKGLWDKSSTNSWEVRGKTLGIVGYGSIGSQLSILAEAFGLHVIYYDPVDKLMHGNARSVDSLAALLKESDIVSLHVPHLESTINLIGEKEIAMMKPGSFLINNARGQVVDIDALAAALKSKHLLGAAIDVFPKEPKEKGEEFSSPLRGLENVILSPHIGGSTIEAQERIGREVANKFIEYSDVGSTLSSVNFPEVQLPIRLKGTRYMHVHKNVPGIMQKINNIFTEANANISAQYLQTDGEVGYVVIEATTEGEKDIDIEILRSLRALDGTVRARILYRPTDK, encoded by the coding sequence ATGGCTTCTAACTTATCTTTACCCAAAGATAAAATTCGTATTTTGTTACTTGAGGGTGTGCATGAAAGTGCAGTCGAACTTTTGAAACAAAATGGATATAGTAATATCACGCATTTAAAAACGGCTTTGGATGAAGATGCTTTAAAAGAAGCAATCAAAGGTGTTCATTTAATTGGTATTCGTTCTCGTACTCATTTAACTGAAGCGGTATTAGATGAAGCAGATAAATTAATCGCGATTGGTTGTTTTTGTATTGGGACCAACCAAGTTGATTTAGACGCTGCCAGAAATCGTGGTATTCCTGTTTTTAATGCACCATTCAGCAATACACGCTCAGTCGCTGAATTAGTGATGGGTGAAATTGTGATGTTGTTACGTCGTATTTTTACCCGTTCAGAAGAATGCCATAAAGGTCTATGGGATAAAAGCAGTACCAATAGTTGGGAAGTCAGAGGTAAAACACTTGGGATTGTTGGTTACGGATCTATTGGATCTCAACTTTCTATTCTAGCGGAAGCTTTTGGATTACATGTTATTTATTATGATCCAGTTGATAAATTAATGCATGGTAATGCTCGCTCTGTTGACTCTTTGGCTGCATTACTCAAAGAAAGTGACATTGTTAGCTTGCATGTGCCTCATTTGGAAAGTACCATCAATCTTATTGGTGAAAAAGAAATTGCCATGATGAAACCTGGCTCTTTCTTAATCAATAACGCACGTGGACAAGTGGTCGATATTGATGCGCTCGCAGCAGCTTTAAAAAGCAAGCATTTATTGGGCGCTGCAATTGACGTATTCCCTAAAGAACCAAAAGAAAAGGGCGAAGAATTTAGCTCTCCTTTACGTGGGTTGGAAAATGTAATTTTATCTCCTCATATCGGAGGCTCTACGATCGAAGCTCAAGAACGTATTGGTCGAGAAGTCGCAAATAAATTTATTGAATATTCTGATGTGGGTTCAACCTTAAGTTCTGTTAATTTTCCAGAAGTTCAACTACCCATTCGCCTTAAAGGAACCAGATATATGCATGTGCATAAAAATGTTCCTGGTATTATGCAAAAAATCAATAATATTTTTACCGAAGCCAATGCGAATATATCTGCTCAATATCTTCAAACTGATGGTGAAGTTGGTTATGTGGTTATCGAAGCAACGACTGAAGGTGAAAAAGACATCGATATTGAAATCCTTCGTTCTTTACGTGCCTTAGATGGTACAGTTCGTGCGCGTATTTTGTATCGTCCAACTGATAAGTAA
- the hisN gene encoding histidinol-phosphatase, giving the protein MTKLQLDSYLQIAQEAVQAAGKVVRPYFRQSSLHADVKSDESPVTQADRESEQAIRSILQKETPEFGIIGEEYGINKTDSKFQWVVDPIDGTRAFITGRPLFGILIALLYEGQPVLGIIDQPITNERWIGVQGQPSQFISQLGGKIGTRSCSELRFAEASCTAPEILESAADTNWKQVYNKVKRVSWGGDCYAYGLLALGQLDLIIECGNKIWDWAALVPIIEGAGGCITDWQGNALNLHSKETVLALGDPRLKQQVVNLLNNN; this is encoded by the coding sequence ATGACAAAACTTCAATTAGATTCTTATTTACAAATTGCTCAAGAAGCTGTGCAAGCTGCAGGTAAAGTCGTAAGACCTTACTTTAGGCAATCTTCGTTACATGCTGATGTCAAATCAGATGAATCCCCAGTAACGCAAGCTGATCGCGAATCAGAACAAGCCATTCGCTCTATCTTACAAAAAGAAACGCCTGAATTTGGGATTATTGGCGAAGAATATGGAATCAATAAGACAGATTCTAAATTCCAATGGGTTGTTGATCCTATTGATGGTACACGTGCTTTTATTACAGGACGCCCTCTCTTTGGTATCTTGATTGCCTTATTATACGAAGGACAACCTGTTTTAGGGATTATCGATCAACCAATAACCAATGAACGCTGGATTGGAGTGCAAGGACAACCGTCGCAATTTATTTCACAATTAGGTGGGAAAATTGGCACAAGGTCTTGCTCTGAACTTCGTTTTGCAGAAGCCTCTTGCACTGCTCCCGAAATCTTAGAAAGTGCTGCTGATACGAATTGGAAGCAAGTATATAATAAAGTGAAACGCGTTAGTTGGGGCGGAGATTGTTATGCCTATGGGTTATTAGCATTGGGTCAGCTAGATTTAATTATAGAGTGCGGCAATAAAATATGGGATTGGGCGGCCTTGGTTCCAATTATCGAAGGTGCCGGCGGCTGCATTACGGATTGGCAAGGAAATGCTTTAAATTTACATAGTAAAGAAACCGTTTTAGCTCTGGGTGATCCAAGGTTAAAACAACAAGTGGTTAATTTACTGAACAACAATTAA
- a CDS encoding c-type cytochrome, producing MDSFDWNRLAVAGLFSVCVLAASWGIGSVIIQNQTPIKSIFATNDDQNKSIDLTSADISKGKELAAQQCSLCHTFNQDGINKIGPNLYNIMGHQIASKPNFNYSGSLKKHNKETWDVKNLNIWLAHPMNFASDTIMAYPGVPSQQDRIDIIAYLKSISPTASAPMTEKKNIPLLEKHQGSVFEKQSNLSQGKEEYQQYCAVCHSDTIEGNTKLGPNLYNIVNKPIASQSNYTYSGALKIKKMNWTESNLDQWIENPQQWAPGNKMNYKGVSSADIRKNIILYLYSLSPQDKH from the coding sequence ATGGATAGTTTTGATTGGAATAGATTAGCAGTAGCAGGCTTGTTTTCAGTCTGCGTTCTTGCGGCTTCTTGGGGAATTGGATCGGTTATTATTCAAAATCAAACCCCAATAAAATCTATTTTTGCAACCAATGATGATCAAAATAAATCGATTGACCTAACCTCTGCTGATATATCCAAAGGGAAAGAGTTGGCAGCGCAACAATGTAGTTTATGCCATACATTTAATCAAGATGGGATCAATAAGATAGGACCGAATTTGTATAATATTATGGGTCATCAAATTGCTTCCAAACCTAATTTTAATTATTCTGGTAGTTTAAAAAAACATAATAAAGAAACTTGGGACGTTAAAAATTTAAATATATGGTTGGCTCATCCAATGAATTTCGCGTCCGATACCATTATGGCTTATCCTGGTGTTCCGTCTCAACAAGATCGAATTGATATTATTGCTTATCTTAAATCAATTTCTCCTACAGCATCGGCTCCGATGACTGAAAAGAAAAATATTCCCTTACTAGAAAAACATCAGGGATCTGTTTTTGAAAAACAATCTAATCTTTCACAAGGAAAAGAAGAGTATCAGCAATATTGTGCCGTTTGTCATAGCGATACAATTGAAGGAAATACAAAATTAGGACCAAATTTATATAATATTGTGAATAAACCAATTGCTTCACAATCAAATTATACTTATTCTGGAGCCTTAAAAATTAAGAAAATGAATTGGACTGAAAGCAATTTAGATCAATGGATAGAGAATCCTCAGCAATGGGCTCCTGGAAATAAAATGAATTATAAGGGTGTCAGTTCCGCTGATATAAGAAAAAACATTATTCTGTACCTTTATTCCCTTTCACCACAGGATAAACATTAA
- a CDS encoding 3-deoxy-manno-octulosonate cytidylyltransferase codes for MNALIIIPARLAATRLPNKPLADIHGKPMIVRVMEQAQKAKIGPVIVASGDMEITEAVKKAGGTAIDTDPNLPSGSDRVHQAFLQVKNHQDFDVIINLQGDLPLINPKDVRRSLLPLADQSVDIATLIAPVKTEFERNALSVVKVACNFQEKTEIAKALYFSRCPIPYGDGPLWHHVGIYAYRKIALERFISLPTSYLENREKLEQLRALEAGMTIGCATIEAAPFGVDTPEDLENVKRIVKG; via the coding sequence ATGAATGCGTTAATTATCATTCCAGCACGCCTTGCCGCCACACGATTGCCCAATAAACCTTTGGCGGATATTCATGGAAAACCCATGATTGTGCGTGTTATGGAACAAGCACAAAAAGCCAAGATTGGTCCTGTTATTGTGGCTTCGGGTGATATGGAAATTACAGAAGCGGTCAAAAAAGCAGGGGGGACAGCAATTGATACTGACCCAAACCTACCTTCTGGTTCTGATCGCGTTCATCAAGCATTTTTGCAAGTTAAAAACCATCAAGATTTTGATGTTATTATTAATTTACAAGGGGACTTACCTCTGATTAATCCCAAAGATGTAAGGCGATCTTTGTTACCCCTAGCAGATCAATCTGTGGATATAGCAACGTTAATTGCACCCGTAAAAACAGAATTTGAACGCAATGCGCTTTCGGTTGTTAAAGTTGCTTGTAATTTTCAAGAAAAAACAGAAATAGCAAAGGCTTTATATTTCTCAAGATGTCCTATTCCATACGGAGATGGTCCTTTATGGCATCATGTTGGGATTTATGCCTATCGTAAAATAGCATTGGAACGATTTATTTCCCTACCCACATCTTATTTAGAAAATAGAGAGAAACTCGAACAATTAAGAGCATTAGAAGCTGGAATGACCATTGGCTGTGCAACCATTGAGGCTGCACCCTTTGGTGTCGATACGCCAGAAGACTTGGAAAATGTCAAAAGAATAGTAAAAGGTTAA
- a CDS encoding prephenate dehydratase: MTQTKIIAFQGRPGAYSDLACRQARPGWTTLPCEDFYSTIKAVQTGEADQAMLPCENNLVGRVPDIHTLLPSSGLFIVGEHFQRVEHCLIGIKGAKISDIKRLHTHPVAMGQVSKLIQSLHIEPIIEFDTAGSTEIIAKLNNKEDAAIASSLAAELNKLEILQHNVEDKSYNTTRFYIVAQEKEIPAIEEPNILTTLLFKTKNIPAALYKALGGFATNNINMTRLESCMADGNFIATKFLVDVDGHMEEAGLKRAINELRFYAEECVILGVYPASPYRQSKQ; the protein is encoded by the coding sequence ATGACACAAACAAAAATTATTGCATTCCAAGGAAGACCTGGTGCGTATTCTGATCTTGCATGCCGTCAAGCACGCCCAGGTTGGACAACATTACCTTGCGAAGATTTCTATTCAACGATCAAAGCGGTGCAAACAGGTGAGGCCGATCAAGCCATGTTGCCTTGCGAAAATAATCTGGTAGGGCGTGTCCCTGATATTCATACGTTATTACCCTCATCGGGTTTATTCATTGTTGGCGAACATTTTCAACGTGTAGAACATTGTCTTATTGGTATCAAAGGGGCGAAAATATCAGATATCAAACGTTTGCACACGCACCCAGTAGCCATGGGGCAGGTTTCTAAATTAATCCAATCCCTGCATATTGAACCGATTATTGAATTTGATACAGCTGGTTCTACTGAAATTATTGCCAAATTAAATAATAAAGAGGATGCTGCCATTGCTTCTTCTTTAGCAGCAGAATTAAATAAATTGGAAATCTTACAACATAATGTTGAGGATAAATCCTATAATACGACCCGTTTTTATATTGTTGCGCAGGAAAAGGAAATTCCTGCAATCGAAGAACCCAATATCCTCACAACATTGTTATTTAAAACAAAGAATATTCCTGCCGCTTTATACAAAGCCTTGGGTGGGTTTGCGACCAATAACATCAATATGACACGATTAGAAAGCTGTATGGCTGATGGTAATTTTATAGCCACGAAATTTTTAGTTGATGTTGATGGACATATGGAGGAAGCTGGTTTAAAACGTGCAATCAATGAGTTGCGTTTTTATGCAGAAGAATGTGTTATTCTTGGCGTATATCCAGCGTCACCTTACCGTCAATCAAAACAATAA
- the dapA gene encoding 4-hydroxy-tetrahydrodipicolinate synthase has product MTNIWLEGSLTALITPMNLDGSLDFKAFEKFVDWQIQEGTSALIPVGTTGESPTLSHEEHKKIVEITVKVSGGRVPVLAGAGSNCTDEAIEMAQFAKAIGADAALVVTPYYNKPTQEGLFLHYTAIANAAEFPIYIYNIPGRSVIDMSVETMARLAENPYIVGVKDATANLVRPIQERRAIKKPFNLLSGEDGTAVSYLAAGGNGCISVTANVAPKFCAEMHKAWKNGNVAEAIALQDRLSVLHDAMFCESNPAPVKYAASLLGLANETCRLPLAPITESSREKVNKALKIVGLIG; this is encoded by the coding sequence ATGACAAATATTTGGTTAGAGGGCTCATTAACAGCATTGATTACTCCTATGAATCTTGACGGTTCATTGGATTTCAAAGCATTTGAAAAATTTGTTGATTGGCAAATTCAAGAGGGAACTTCTGCGTTAATACCTGTTGGCACAACAGGTGAAAGCCCGACGTTGTCTCATGAAGAACATAAAAAAATTGTTGAAATAACGGTCAAAGTTTCTGGAGGACGCGTTCCTGTTTTGGCTGGTGCTGGATCAAATTGTACTGATGAAGCGATTGAAATGGCTCAATTTGCCAAAGCAATCGGTGCAGATGCTGCATTGGTGGTAACACCTTATTATAATAAACCCACACAAGAAGGGTTATTTTTACATTATACAGCGATTGCAAACGCTGCTGAATTTCCGATTTATATCTATAATATTCCTGGACGTTCAGTTATTGATATGTCTGTTGAAACAATGGCGCGTTTGGCTGAAAATCCATATATCGTCGGCGTAAAAGATGCAACTGCGAATCTGGTTCGCCCTATCCAAGAACGCAGAGCGATTAAAAAACCTTTCAACTTGCTTTCTGGTGAAGATGGAACCGCAGTATCTTATTTAGCTGCTGGTGGCAATGGATGTATCAGTGTAACCGCAAACGTGGCTCCTAAATTTTGTGCAGAAATGCATAAAGCATGGAAAAATGGGAATGTTGCTGAAGCAATTGCATTGCAAGATCGTTTGTCAGTTTTACATGATGCAATGTTCTGTGAAAGTAATCCTGCACCTGTGAAATATGCAGCCTCACTTTTAGGGTTAGCAAATGAAACCTGTCGACTTCCTTTGGCACCAATCACAGAATCTTCACGTGAAAAAGTGAACAAAGCATTAAAGATCGTTGGATTAATAGGTTAG
- the smpB gene encoding SsrA-binding protein SmpB encodes MAEKKKNNLISFGNVAKNRKATFNYSIIEKIEAGIMLKGPEVKSLRHGRATINESFAGERDGEIWLFNSYIPEYQGGVFSKFDPRAPRKLLLHQKQINKLLGAITREGMTLVPLDIFFNSRGIAKVSLGLGQGKKKTDKRQAIADRDWKRDKARLLRNKI; translated from the coding sequence ATGGCAGAGAAAAAAAAGAATAATTTAATTTCTTTTGGAAATGTTGCGAAAAACCGCAAAGCCACTTTCAATTATTCAATTATTGAAAAAATTGAAGCTGGCATCATGCTCAAAGGACCAGAGGTTAAGAGTTTACGACATGGTCGGGCAACCATTAACGAATCCTTTGCGGGTGAGAGAGATGGGGAAATTTGGTTATTCAATAGCTATATCCCTGAATATCAAGGGGGTGTTTTTTCTAAATTTGATCCCAGAGCTCCTAGAAAATTATTATTACATCAAAAACAAATTAATAAATTGCTAGGAGCAATTACCAGAGAAGGGATGACATTGGTTCCATTAGATATTTTCTTTAACTCCAGAGGAATAGCAAAAGTTTCTTTGGGTTTAGGTCAAGGAAAAAAGAAAACAGATAAACGCCAAGCCATTGCCGATCGCGATTGGAAAAGAGACAAAGCAAGATTATTGAGAAATAAAATATAA
- a CDS encoding acetate/propionate family kinase, whose amino-acid sequence MADSVLIINAGSSSLKFSLYREDTDKQFVNSVNGLLEGIGTKPHLIIKNNNKEVLFEKNWTDPELFKPSARDTLFDETIEWLFNHLGDDRIIGTGHRFVHGGAKYSAPALADDKVYEDLKALTPFVPLHQPGSLSPLKIMLNKNPEIPQVACFDTAFHSTMPDYAKRFALPRKYYDEGVRRYGFHGLSYQYIVHYLQETNSPLATGKVIVAHLGNGASVTAIKNGKCADTSMSFTPLDGLVMGTRCGKIDAAIILYMLQEEKLSPDEIQDVIWKKSGLLGVSELSSDMRDIIHEIKTNGAKAEYAKQALDLFTYRLVGEIGRLIASLKGVDGIIFTAGIGEHSPSLRLEVCKALEWLGVSIDNQANESGAITISKPESKILIQTIPTNEEFVMLKDVLKFTDK is encoded by the coding sequence ATGGCAGACTCAGTCTTAATTATTAATGCAGGTTCATCTAGTCTTAAATTTTCTTTATATCGTGAAGATACAGATAAACAATTTGTAAATAGCGTTAATGGATTATTAGAGGGAATAGGAACCAAACCTCATCTTATAATAAAAAATAATAACAAAGAGGTTCTTTTTGAAAAAAATTGGACAGATCCTGAATTATTTAAGCCTTCCGCCAGAGACACACTTTTCGATGAAACAATTGAATGGTTATTTAATCACCTTGGGGATGATCGGATTATCGGTACAGGTCATCGTTTTGTACATGGTGGGGCAAAATATTCAGCACCCGCTTTGGCAGATGACAAAGTATATGAAGATTTGAAAGCATTGACCCCTTTTGTCCCTTTGCATCAACCAGGCAGTTTATCTCCATTAAAAATAATGTTGAATAAAAATCCTGAAATCCCACAAGTTGCATGTTTTGATACAGCGTTTCATTCTACAATGCCTGATTATGCCAAACGTTTTGCTTTACCAAGAAAATATTATGACGAAGGGGTAAGACGCTATGGTTTCCACGGTTTGTCTTATCAATATATCGTACATTATTTGCAAGAAACCAATTCACCACTAGCAACGGGAAAAGTTATTGTCGCCCATCTTGGAAATGGTGCCAGTGTTACAGCGATTAAGAATGGTAAATGTGCTGATACATCTATGAGTTTTACCCCATTAGATGGTTTGGTTATGGGAACACGCTGTGGGAAAATCGATGCTGCAATCATTTTATATATGTTGCAAGAAGAAAAACTTTCTCCCGATGAAATCCAAGATGTAATATGGAAAAAATCTGGGTTGTTAGGGGTTTCAGAACTTTCCAGCGATATGCGTGATATCATCCATGAAATAAAGACAAACGGTGCTAAAGCAGAATATGCTAAACAAGCACTGGATTTATTTACTTATCGACTAGTTGGCGAAATCGGTCGACTAATTGCCTCATTAAAAGGGGTCGATGGGATCATTTTTACAGCTGGTATTGGTGAACATTCTCCTTCATTACGACTTGAAGTCTGTAAAGCTTTGGAATGGTTAGGCGTTAGTATTGATAATCAAGCTAATGAATCTGGTGCTATAACCATCAGCAAACCAGAAAGTAAGATTTTGATACAAACTATTCCAACAAATGAAGAGTTTGTAATGTTGAAAGATGTTTTAAAATTTACTGATAAATAA